The following nucleotide sequence is from Zea mays cultivar B73 chromosome 1, Zm-B73-REFERENCE-NAM-5.0, whole genome shotgun sequence.
gggcgcacgtatgtgccctggaagttgccggcgaaggctttgaccaggtcgtttcagttggagatctgcgcaggaggcagatgctccagccaggctcgggcggcgtcggagaggaacaggaggaggttgcggatgatgaggttgtcatcgtccattccacccagctggcaggccagctggtAGTCCGCGAGCTACAGTTCCAGCCTTgtatcccccgagtacttggtgatggtagtcggggttcggaaccgggtcgggaacagcgcccgtcgtatggtccggctgaaagcttgcggaccgggcggttcgggcttggggcttcgatcctcctgctgtcgtagcgtcccccacgcctggggtggtagcctcggcgcaccttatcgttgaggtgggctcgacggtcgtggcggtggtgctcgttgccgaggcgtcccggggccgcaggcgccgtgtcccgcgtgcgcccggtgtggatcgaggcttcccgcatgaatcgggaagtcgcggcgcgatgctacggggggtacccttgccttcgggaggcagagctttcggcccgtcagaccgcggcatcctctaggagattcttgagctctccctggatatgccgcccctcggtggtggatggttccggcatcgctcggagtagtattgctgctgcagccaggttctggccgaccccactggaagctgggggcagcTTTGCCCTAGCATCGTCGGCGATACGGTGCTGGATGTCCTGGGCCAGAtgtcgcgcttctccggccggagctcggcctgcccactcctgcccgatgttctgccggagcggcacaagttgtcctgcttcctcgtcgagcctggcctacatctcgcggatttgctcgagctgtgcgtcctaaccccccgcagggactgggaccacagctagctcccaaaggatgtcaacgcgaggcgcaggcctagggggatcgccgtcctccggcataccaaggtggttgccttcgtcgagaccccctagatcgacgtggaaacattcgcgacttgggccacagtcctcgtcgccgaggctgtggctaccatcggagcaattggagaggcagtagtcacatgcggtcatgaagtcccgcatggcactggggttaccgaacccggagaaatcccaaccatagtcgggttcgtcatcttcctcggaacccgggggcccgtaggtcgagacggccatcagttggtcctaggttgaccacatatgataccccggaaggttcggatatgcctttatgaaagcatccaccgaagcggggtcgcttggtgggtcgaagctgaatctaaaaggcacaggatgaaaaacggacggtacctcttgatcgacggatggtgacaaagtcgcgtcggggacggactgcaccgttatctcatgtacgaggctaacacccagcaagtccttcactagcgtgctggcgtcgtccgtctgcttggggttggcgtgttgcggggaaacgacactcgtcttcgtctcagacgcgaggtcaacgcctgacgtgtcccccgctggggcgccggcgccgtcgactcgctcgacagtcgacgaggtgccgcctcctgcttggccatggttgccccgcctcctcctccgtcggcggggaaggtgacgggacagacccggatgctgttcttccgtcacgcggggaagacatcgtcgattccgccgccggcgggcgggctgacgaccgccattgtcgttgtcgcgcggcggaggaaggagtatcatgtcgtagctgccgtcgagggacatgaactcaagactcccgaaacggagcatcgtcccgggttggagaggttgatggagactacccatctggagcttgacgggaagctgttcgtcaacacgtagcagtcccctacctggcgcgccaactgtcggcgtttcgacctcggggggtccctggaccgatgagtaaattgtcgctgcatgtcccagcccagatgggtcgacgcgagacagagcacaagggggaacaataaggggaaccgtggcctcatgttgtcctgcgcccagggcggatgcgcttgcagtagggtgttacaagcgttcgcgagggagagagagcatGTGcgccagcccgtcctcccgcgcggccaccttttgtacgagggccctggaccttctttttatagatgtaaggagaaggcccaggtgtacaatggggggtgtagcaatgtgctaacgtgtctagcagagggaagctagagtcctatgtacatgccgacgtggctgtcggagaggttttggcgccctgtttatgtgatgtcgtggccgtcggaggagcgcttgagccttgtaggagcacaactgtcggagctgtcgggtccttgctgacgtctccttgcttccgtagggggctgagaaccgccgtcgtcatggagcacgcggggtgccatcattacttgtttaccggggcgagccagatgggacaccggtcttgttccccgtagcctgagttagctaggggtagggtaatgatgtacccccctgcggcgtggtcggttcgagcccaaggtcgggagaggcggaggctcctccgaggtcgaggttgagtccgagccctggggtcgggcgaggcggagaccgtcgtccgaggtcgaggttgagtccgagccctggggtctggcgaggcggagtccgtcgtccgaggttgaggttgagttcgagccctggggtcgggcgaggcggagactgtcgtccaaggtcgaggttgagtccgagcctttagggtcgggcgaggcggagtccgtcgtccgaggtcgaggttgagtctgagccctggggtcgggcgaggcggagactgtcgtccgaggtcgaggttgagtctgagccctggggtcgggcgaggcggagtccgtcgtccgaggtcgaggttgagtccgagccctggggtcgggcgaggcggagctttctatggcgcctgaggccagacttggcggctgtcagcctcaccctgacgggtggcacagcagtcagagcagcgcaggcgacgctgttttcctgtcaggtcagctaatggaggggcgaagtgactgcggtcacttcggttctgtcgactgaagagcgcgcgtcaggataaggtgtcaggcgatccttgcattgaatgctcctgcgatccggtcagctggcgaggcgatcttggccaaggttgcttctccgcgaagcctgcccgagctgggcctcgggcgagtcggaggtgcgcccgttgcttgaggaggccctcgggcgaggcgtgaatctgcctgggtctgCTGTTTCTgcacgaggctgggctcgggtgaggtgagatcgtgtcccttgtgcGGACAGAGTTTTtgtcctgtattgcgcccatcaggcctttgcagctttgtgctgatggcgtttaccaaccgagtttaggagtcttgggggtacacctaattatggtccccgacaagttctGTTCAGGAAACCTCATGTTCCTCTGAATCGGATTAGTATCAGTCAAGCTTTGTTCATGCACCAATGCGTTCTGAGGTTCTGCTAGGCATGTGCTCACTTATTGTAAACTTTTCTTTGTATGTCAGGGAACCTATTAAACATACTAAAACCCACCCTCATCTGTTTATATGGGAGTTGACTTCTGTAAGAAGCTCTGTGGAGTCTCTATTGTGTTTATATGGGAGTTGACTTCTGTAAGAAGCTTTGTGGAGTCTCTATTGTGCGAAGGTATGCAAAATAAAGTTGTTGTCTACACAAACACACAAGCACAAACATTTGAGGAAGCAAGGATCTTAATGATGGACAGTTGGACACACTCTGAATTAAGTATGGCTCATGATAGATGTTAAACAATAATGTACAGGAAGATTTGTTATGTATAGAATTTCGCATTATGTCTTGGCATGtagaagcttctgctttttgtaTTTTCCATGCTATTGCAACAAAGTTTTGGAAATTAAATAGACTAATTATGTGGAACATTTCCTCCTGCTTTATCTGTATACTCTTCTTTTATGAGTACTTCATTCCTTTTAGCAGTCATACTTTACCATCATGAATCATTATGACCACTCGGTACTCATTATTTTCATGTTTAACTTCTGTGCAAGCAACTTGTTCTAAAATTTCATGTTATTGTTTTAAAAAAATCATGTTAGGATCCTTCATATGCATCATGTCCCAAATTCCCTTCCCTGAATGTATGCATTTTTGCAGTCAATCTTGTGCACAATTTTAATATATTAATAGATGTATGGAGTGATTTTAGCTTTATTTATACCTCATCTCATTGCAGTGGTGAGAGTATGGAGAACGCATTGCGTGTTTGTTGTAAAGGAATAAAAATTGGGAAAATTCTAATTCATCGTGTTGGAGACAATGGACAACAGGTAAGCATTCAGATCTTATGATAAACAAATTCCTTAACAGGTACTCCTTTTGTCTCGAATTAAATGTGTGTTATGCACTAGACCCTTGCAGAAAATGGCTATTAGTATGCTTCAAATTAATTAGTTTCTCAGGGTGCCCAAATCCTCCATGTGTTATAGTATCAAGCAGATTCATGCCTGGTACTCACTTCAATCTTCCAACAGCTCACCTTGATCTTTTCTGCTTAATTCATCAGTCAATTTCTCAATTCTATGTTATCAGGATATTGCCACAACTGACAAGAAAAAAATTTACATGCAAAGATGCAGGGTTGTTTTCTCTAtacctgatagtaatatggtcttcCAATGGGAGCATCGCAAATGCTGCTTGCAATGGTAGCTCGCTGCCAACTGCCATGAAAGTAGGAAGGGTCAAGGGGGTCACCCAGCTACAAGAAGAGTCTTCTCACACCTTTCTGCCTTTGGTGAGCCTGTTCTCGCTCTCCGCCTTAGCGCGAGCACGGCGACGACAGAGGATGCCTTCGTACTGTTTTGGGTTCACATAAACGGGTGCATCGGCTGGCGCAATTAGTGGCAACAGCATTCTCCCACCAGACTACGTTACACGGGGAAAAACAAGGCCATTAGAGATCTGACATTATCATTAGAAATTTCAGCGACGCTCTCAGTTTCATGCTTCAGAATCTGTGCTTGCTCTTTTAGTCGATGAAACTGTAATAATATAATGTAAACTACAATATATGGTAGTTCTGAATTCCTTGAATTAGTCAAATCCTTTTGTCAATTCAGGTTAATGCTTAAGGCTGAGAGCACTGACCAAAACAGTTCAGGCACATTAATTAGGTGAACTTTGTCTTTACATGTTTGGTCAGCAGAACACATCGTGGTATTGTGCAATTCGGTAGTGAATCTTGCAAGAATACATGTGATCTAAGTAACTTTGATGCCCCAAAAAAAACCTAGTGCAAGAGCTTGCTAGGAACTACGATGTTCATGCAAACACTTATAGTGCAACCAAATAGAACGCTGTTTTCTCGAAACAAATAAACCATACCaagatgcagggttgttttgattacatgcaaagatgcagggttgttttctctgtacctgatagtaatatggtcttcCAATGGTTGCATTACCCTGAGCATCTTGTGAAGATTGAAATTGATGCTCATTAGTATGGACTATCAGCTCTGGACCAGTTGAGGAAACTCCTGGGGCTTGTTTAgctttttctgcataatatatAGGGTATAGTTTGAATAAATTGATACCCTATGAGGGAGTTTAAAATTGTCACTTACTTGGGTTTGTTCCTTTtgatgtttttttcttcttctttacaTTCTTATCAGCATCCTTTGCTGCTTGAGTGCGCATGTTTCTCATTTCAAAGAACACTTCCAGTGCCTTCTCTCCAGTTTCAAGGGAGTCCCAGAATATTTTTCGTGATTCTTCCAGTTCCTGGCTCTTTATAATTAGGTTATATGCATAATGCATTGCCCGATTGCGATATGCAAATTCAGCCTCTGTGCATTCCTGTTGGGTTGAATCATCCTGAGCAAGTGTATACATGCTTCTCCTGGCATCTTTTGTCGAGCGTTTCAAAACATACTTTTCTGGAATTGTGTCAACATTCTGCAGGGTGAAGACTTTGAGGGCA
It contains:
- the LOC103644724 gene encoding protein FAR-RED IMPAIRED RESPONSE 1; translated protein: MEISCGCRKFERMGLLCSHALKVFTLQNVDTIPEKYVLKRSTKDARRSMYTLAQDDSTQQECTEAEFAYRNRAMHYAYNLIIKSQELEESRKIFWDSLETGEKALEVFFEMRNMRTQAAKDADKNVKKKKKTSKGTNPKKAKQAPGVSSTGPELIVHTNEHQFQSSQDAQGNATIGRPYYYQFHRLKEQAQILKHETESVAEISNDNVRSLMALFFPV